Part of the Nothobranchius furzeri strain GRZ-AD chromosome 2, NfurGRZ-RIMD1, whole genome shotgun sequence genome, caattatttacaataacagccAACTTTATATTTCTTTATCTGTATTTCTGATACAAAACAAGTTATTAGCGTTCTGCTCTGGTGTTGGGAGTATAGTGGTTTGTGAaacaatgcattatgggatacttTGCTGTTCCAAGTCAGAAAGGCTGCATTGATTCATTCTAAcgggcggtgtgtgtgtgtgtgtgtgtgtgtgtgtgtgtgtgtgtgtgtgtgtgtgtgtgtgtgtgtgtgtgtgtgtgtgtgtgtgtgtgtgtgtgcgtgcgcgtgctctgtcttctcgatccccagtgagtcatggaggatggctgcttatactgagccgggattctctggaggtttcttcctgttaaaagggagttttcctctccactgtcgctttatgcttgcttagtatgaggattgctgtaaagtcactgtcactagtcagtgactcgatgcaatttgctgggttccttatataggaaacataatttctgattggcttaatgaactgacctgaattggaatgtttattatgtgaagtgccttgagacgactcttgtcgtgatttggcgctatataaataaacttgaattgaatttaattgaataaataaataaataaataaataaataaatacatacataaaaaTAAACAGGATTTCTTTGACACTCTTTCATTAATTATTAACTCTACACACCAATAGAGTttgttttgtttacttttgtgtCCAAAATgaataaatttatttaaaaaccCGTTTCTGTGCCTTCGCTAATCCAGAAATGATCTTCACCCTGAAAACCGGTTGAAAGATGATCCAGAATATTCTGATTTTAATCCTGTGTTTTGGGTCAATTGCTGCTTTGAGTGCTAATCTCAGTCTGTTCCAGATTAATCTTTAGTTTAAAATGCTGATTTAATCGCTGAACGTTAGTTCTGATGATTTTAATCCTGGTGAATTAAGAACTGAAAATGTTAAACCCAAATTCAGATTTtccaggtgaaactggactaaacACCAAATCTATTCCTTATTTTCCTCCCTGAGGCCAGATTTGTTGTTTTCATTTAGAGCAGCTTTGAGTAAATCCTCCTCAGAAATCTTCCTGTCTTCATTCCTATACGGTCTAATCTGACGCCTCGGCTGCTCATTGGGATTCGGTCACTCGCTCCTCGGAGCTGCTGCCGCTCCTAATCTCAACCGGACCTCGGTCCAGTTGGCAGAATCAAAAGGAGACGGGCCGATTCATCAGAGGCTCAAGCGGTGATGCCGTCCCAGCTCTGACGCGTCCTGTTTGGACGTCGTCTCAGCCGATTGTCCCGGCCTGAGTCACACCGGCTTGATGTCCTTGTCTTCACTCTAAGGGACACTGTCCTGATTACTGCCATCTGAGACGTCTCAGAAAAGTGATGGAGGCATCAAATTTTTTTAAAGACTCAAACCGAAACAAAAAGATGAAAAAGTTCTGTTAGGATTTTTTAAGCAGAAGTTCTTTAGACCTGTTTTAGTTTTAGGTCAGaaggtccaatcctggtcctggagggccggtatccagcaggttttagttttaaccccgcttcaacacacctctCTTCAATCTGAAggctctgcagagcctgatgagctgctgcacaggtgattcaaccactgaatctagtgtgttggagcagagaaaccactaaaacgtgctccaggaccaggattgggaacCCCTATTTTAAGTGGATAAAGATGTCCTGCATCTCAGGCAGCTCAGGTTTCGTATTAATCATATTGTATCGCTGTCAGGGCGATACGATACGATATCTGGTATTTGATTGTGTCGTATTAATCGCATTTTCTGGGTTTCGTCAAACATCAGCAATAAGAAACTATATAAAAGCGTGTTTGTGTGCATCTAAGctaatatctgtgtgtgtgtgtgtgtgtgtgtgtgtgtgtgtgtgtgtgtgtgtgtgtgtgtgtgtgtgtgtgtgtgtgtgtgtgtgtgtgtgtgtgtgtgtgtgtgtgtctttggttCTGATGATGTTTTTAACTCATCACCAGAAATCTCTGCATCAGCTGATTTGATGCTAAACTGCAAATCTGTGAGTCGGTTAAGAACGAACCTGTTGTTTGTGTTTTTAGTCAATTATTGACAATAAAAAAGATgtagaaacaaattaaacaaaataaattgaacaaaaacaacagaagcaGTTCAGTGAATAAACCAGAAGCTGAAAAGTTGTGTTTCAGATTTGGTGGAATCCTCTTTGCTCCAGAGGGGATTAGTTAGGATTAGATCAATGTTTCATACTGGTGAAACTAAACCAGTAAACTAGAGTAACCGGGTCTGGAGCTGATCGGACCTTCATGTGAGGCTGGAAGTTTCAGGTCCAGACTCAGCAGGGATCAGGAATGACATGCCCCTCCCCCCCACTGACGGGAAGGAGGCAACATGGCTGAATCCCagcactctaatttccctctgagattaataaagtattattgaattgaattgaaacatcAAGGATGTTTGATCTGTTTctttattcttacaaatgtaactcAGGTTCATAGGGGGAATTAgtgttagattagattagattagattagattagattagattagattagattagattagattagattagattagattagattagattagattagaatgGTTAAAAACACACTAACATGTTTAATCCCATTTTAAGGCAGAAGAAGGTTAACCCTATCACTCACCCCCACAAAAGCAACAAAATCTGTTAGggaagcttcctgaacagcctctgttctgaGAAATAGCTTCTTCAGGACAGATACACTAATGGCTAAATATGTTTCTGTCATCCTAAATCAGCTCCAATCTTAGTTTCATTGAGGCTGGTCTTACTCATAATTCTAAACCATCAGATCAAAGGAGTCAGTCCATCACCACCTGCTGGTGTTCTCATTATCAacaagaataaataaacatttttattggAATTTTCCATTTTTAGTGTTTCAATATTTTCTGCATtaatcagctggaggtttgtggcGAATAAACAGTTGCTGAGTTTAGGTTTTCCTACTGTAAGTAAAATAGGTGTTTAACAACCTGTGTAAATGCatactgcaaacacacacacacacacacaaataaacacacacacacacacacacaaacaaacacacacacacacacacacaaataaacacacacacacacacacacacacacacaaacaaacacacacacacacacacacacacacacacaaacacacaaacaaacacacacacacacacacacacacattttttcctGCATCAGTCCCATCATAAGTCCACATCCACATGGACTTCTGTCAGTGTCTCCAGCAGCTGCTGAGGTAACTCCTAATCCAGGTGTGAAGATCTGTGCCATGATGTCACTTGAACCCCGGGGACATGGCTGTAACACACTTTGGCTGCACTCAGACTAGTCGTTAGCTCATCTGAAGGATGTAGACTCCACTTcttcaaacagaggctgttcaggaagccatctaccgtgagttaaataaaaaaacaaaaacacattttaggaAGGAGATTCCTGCAAGTTCCAGAGCAGCCGTCCCTAACGACTGATGAGGTCACATGACAACTCATCATCAACCAAAGTGGAGGATAAGAACTTTCCACATGATATAATGCACCAAGGCTcctcctagtgtgtgtgtgttagtgcacacacacacacacacacacacacacacacacacacacacacacacacacacacacacacacacacacacacacacacacacacacacacacacatgtaacacacgTGTACACAAACAGTAAACATTCACATAtgggccccccacccccacccccaccatctTGTAGCTGGTACTGAATTTCAATGAACATCCATAATGCATGATGGGGCCCGTTTCCGTGGCAACATAAATCCAATGTTACACCAAAACCCAGCCCAACCCCCAGCTGGTGCTGAGACATAATTGGTTGTCACGGAAACCGACTTCCTCTGGATTCTCCTTATGGGGGAGGCacatccatcacacacacacacacacacacacacacacacacacacacacacacacacacacacacacacacacacacacacacacacacgcactgtgACCCCTACCACTAATCAGCTCCACAGCTCCCAGTGTGATGCTGGAGGAGGCGAATCGAGTCTCTTTTCACCTTTGAGATGAAAACActgatttgttttgttgttttaattattAATACGTTTAATATTAGAAGAGTTTGTTGTTCAATTTAGcatttattacattttatttacattttccaTCATGTGAGTTTGACCTTTGCCCTCATCACACTGAGCAGCTCTGCATTCCACTTCTGTCagatttttgtatttgtttttgaCCTCTGGGTCAACCCGGGACACGCTGGTCTGCGTCCCATCAGAGTGGAGGGTGGAGGTGGCTGAGGAGAGGacatggtcctgctggacctctcAGATgcttaataaggttttgctacaaaacaGCTAAGCTTACATCCCATCATTTCATCCACTGTCTGTTATCTTGTCCAACCACCACTCATCATAATTTGTCATGTgtgatcattagtttagaaaacagtgttaaatccatctttataaactatatcctgactcggtctgaattaatatgaagtgggtgttccctaaatagtccaaagaacctgaggtaatattaaatcaaatattcaaagaccaataagattgATAATTCTTGTTTatgtggaatatcacatcttattggtcatttaaCAAAACTGTAGCTAATCCATCACGCtacaaagctgaccaagagagtctctgactttgggaacagtctggggcacagatgaggatctcagacaAACACTGGAGCTCTGATTTTCATCTGTACAGAAGAAACGCTTTAACCCTTCCTGACTTGTTCCAGCTGTGACCTGCAGATGTTTACCGGTGATCAGTAGCAAACTCACCTGAATACAGCTGAAGGCATCGACCACAAGCTGAGTTTTGTAAACTCAGGAGGAGAAACGTTGGTGGATGTTTCCCCTCCAGCTGGGAGGAATCAGAGTTTCCTTAGGAGCTGGGTGGATTCTAATACTGCGTCTGAGGGAACATCAGAGCACACCTGGAGGTCTGCTGAGGGCTCCAGATGCAGATCCTGGAATCAGACTGATGAGGAAGTCGGAAAGTCAGAATATGGAGCCTAAACACAAAACATGTGAAGGTCATCATGGTGATTTTCACAAACTCATATGCTTTACCTGATGCAGCATTCCAGTGAGAAGAATCCTCAGCAGGAACAAGAATGTGTAGCTGCAGATATGGAATTCAACCCCCTCGTCAGCGtgatgcttttattgtgaagtttCACGTGAATATTTCTACTTTGTTTGGTTGAAGTTTTATCAGCCAGCACTCATAAACTTCGGTTGCCATGGTAACCATTGGCCGGCAGCTTCCTGTTTCCACCTGAAGAGTTTTCACCTCAgcggtctgacctttgacctctcacAACAACAGCTGCATTCCTGAGTAACGGCTCAGTTCACATATgtgaatggacacacacactcacacactccctATGGTTGCTGTGGCAGCAGTGATTGTCTCAGCAGCAgcagtttgtttttatttgtatattttaGCAGCAGATAGCTAAAAGCTTCCAACTGAATTTGGCTGGTTTTCACTAACAAAAAGTTTCTGCAGGACAAATTCCTATGAATTAACGTCGGCATCAAGACTGATTCATACTGACACTGCTCCAGCATGCCGGATCTGTTGGATCGCCATGATGCGACATCGTATGGGCAATCCAACACTGTTGGACTGTCGGTTGAAGTCGAGCTATATTTTCTAAACATCCGATGGCCGCGTTGTATGCTGGACGTCTGTTATTGGTCAGCCAAACAACCCAACGTCGTTTTCGGCACGACATAGCTTCCCTTAAAAAATGCAAACAGTGCGATGGTTGACAATGCAATGGACGGACACTCCACCGACACCTCTTCCTTCATCATTCTCGCTGTGCTCTAATAACAGTTGTTGTTCCTCTAGCTCAGGGAttgcctaagtgtggtgcgcgcacccctgggggtgcgagagctgccgctagggggtgcgcgagatgaaaagtgtaatggctgcggagctcagagaagtctgtcatatgtcaccattagcgtagccagaaactcatttgtgggtgggccaaagaaaaagtaagtgggcccaataaatttacttgaaaacaagtatattttgcatgtgtgtgtgtgtgtgtgtcctccgcatgtgccctagcttcataataataatgcgccgagcttcagcactctggcctgcgcacgctgtcagtagcaagatatatatatatatatatatatatatatatatatatatatatatatatatatatatatatatatatatatatatatatatagccatgccctgatgtgggggctggggggtgcgtcaacatggtcgggacatagaagggggtgcgtggctaaataagtttgggaaccgctgctagCTCAAGCAGCTCCTGCTCAATAAAATAATTTGCTCTGTGTCTGTGTCGTCCATCTTTTCGCGAGTGTATGTGCGTCGTAAATGGTAAATAGTAGTAGGGCAGACACGTCACTACAAGAAAATGCACACCTGCATAGGAAAGTGCCCTCTGTTGTTTTGGCGGAGAAGTTCTTTGCAACAGTGTCGGGCCAGTATGAATACAGAGGAGATACGACGCTGCAGCAGCGGGGGCACAAATGTGCCTTTGCTTAAGCATGAATCATGCTTAAGGCCTGAAACCGGACCTGAGATGCACCGACCTCCAGCTGATCGTCTGGAGACTTGACTCTGTGGCAGCAGGACTCTTGCAGAAGTTCTTACAGCTTTGTCTTTGACCCATTCTGCCCCTTCATGTCTGATGGGTGAAGTTGAAACAATGTCTGATGCTGTGGagtcgttgtcgtcgtcttcctccgcttatccaggtccggttcgcgggggcagcatcccaactagggagctccagaccatcctctcctcgaccacctccaccagctcctccggcaggaccccaaggcgttccctgaccagatttgagatgtaacctctccaacgtgtcctgggtcgacccgggggcctcctgccggcaggacatgcccgaaacacctccccggggaggcgtccaggaggaatcctgaccagatgcccaaaccacctcaactggctcctttcgatccggaggagcagcggttctactccgagtccctcccgaatgtccgagctcctcaccctatctctaaggctgagcccggccaccctacggaggaaactcatttcggccgcttgtatccgcgatctcgttctttcggtcattacccaaagctcatgaccataggtgaggactgggacgtagatcgaccggtaaatcgagagcctggctttctggctcagctcccccttcaccacgacagatcggctcagcgtccgcatcactgcagacgccgaaccaatccgcctgtcaatctcccgatccctcctaccctcactcgtgaacaagaccccgagatacttaaactcctccacttgaggtaggacctctcccccgacccggagttgtcaAGCCAAcctttttctggtcgagaaccatggtctcagatttggaggtgctgatcctcatcccagccgcttcacactcggccgcgaacctacccagcaagagctgaaggtcagagctgtggAGTCCCCTTTTCAGATGTAAAACTGCTGTTTTGTGATGCAGCAGCACTGAACTCATCTCTGAATTTATCTCTACATTCTGGTCTGGCTGGACGCCCTCTGTTGGCCGACAGGACTCAGGAGGCTCCAGACAGGAAACACCACAGGGCCTATAATAAACACGTATGTAGGCTTATCTGGAACCCTGAAATCCACCTTAGCCCTTAAACTCCCTGGAGGTCTCGTGCTCGTCCTCCAGGAAAACCCCAGCCTCAATCAGAAATTTCCCAGAAGGTCATTGCTGCTTTAATGTAAACGTGTCACATTACAAACTGTTTTATTATCTTTCTATTTATTCTGTTTGTGTTTTACTCAAGGAGTCAAATTCAGATTAATTAGTGTTGAATATTGTTTAACATCAAAAGTATGAGTCTAATTTTTTTAATTCATGACCTCTTAAACATCCAGGGTGCTGAAACATCCCTGCTCACAACTTCAGTTCGATTAAGATGCAAGAACTGTTTTGATTATGTTCACTAGACTCCAATAAAATCAGCTCGGAGCctgtaattatttcatttttgtaAATTACGGACAGTATGCAGGAAGAGTTCGgagctctgattggctgagacagGTGAAGGGGGAAGGATGTTTGAATCAAAGTGGGCAGTGATTGGCTAAAATGACAAGCGTCGCGCGCACGGTCATCCTGTTAATTAGATACCGGTTGGAGAGTTTCGGCAGCAGAGTCGAGATGCGGACGGCCTGAGAGGAGCAGCTCTGCTCGAACCGAGTTAGAAGAAGCGGACGGAACCGGAGCATCAGCGGAGGGTCTTTTCAAGTCGTCCGTGATATAAAGAGGGTTCTCGCAATGGTTCAGCAAACGGAGCACGTAGGGGTCATCGCCGAGTCTCGCGGGGCTGCTGACCCCAAGGAGCGCGAGCCGCTGGCGGTGTCGGCGCGCGCCCATGTGCCGCTGAAGCCGAACTGGTGTAAAACGGCTTCGGGTCACATCAAACGGCCCATGAACGCCTTCATGGTCTGGTCCAAGATCGAGAGGAGGAAGATCATGGAGCAGTCGCCGGACATG contains:
- the LOC129165460 gene encoding SRY-related protein AES4-like, coding for MVQQTEHVGVIAESRGAADPKEREPLAVSARAHVPLKPNWCKTASGHIKRPMNAFMVWSKIERRKIMEQSPDMHNAEISKRLGKRWKMLKDTEKVPFIREAERLRCSDKTSYFDKTSYP